The Glycine soja cultivar W05 chromosome 6, ASM419377v2, whole genome shotgun sequence genome has a window encoding:
- the LOC114416494 gene encoding TORTIFOLIA1-like protein 3 has product MPHAKTSQSQQNIKQRVLTCLTKLSDRDTQAAGATELESIARTIDPHSVPVFLSCIHSTDSSDKTPVRKQCVHLVATLSHAHGDALSPFLSKIIACLVRRLRDPDSSVRAACADSVGALSACVTRQPFAAAFLKPLAEALFTEQDPSSQAGAALCLASAVEAAPDPDPARLARLLPRLERLIKSKVFRAKPALLVLVGSVVEARGASSGVALKNLVPCLVEALGSEDWATRKGAAEALKKLASVEKDLLPEFKGGCLKVFENRRFDKVKLVREVMNEMLEAWKQIPDVSDEFSPPPQSQLSSKENASDGRYPPVSQNSCSPGSVMSKLRKKSSQVSKSTPPDTSAVRNAKRSALSGDRMSSGVLQKLNHNHWDVRIAVSNVSDCGERQQKDEDVLERRKKDRSRFFKPETKRALFDKNSDDKMHKFGGSKAGSRVVPCSEESQDSDPVCNVTKDLHRNDKESEELSLIRAQLVQIEKQQSSLLDLVQKFMGSSENGMRTLETRVHGLELALDEISYDLAVSSGRITKFDAPKHTCCMLPGAEFLSSKFWKKTQGRYSSYRFSRTGSTPLLPSSHYRANRNAESNRSTSHRLGVHGDGGFTTNPLAEIKINSREISGSARSELA; this is encoded by the exons ATGCCTCACGCCAAAACCTCCCAATCGCAGCAGAACATAAAGCAGAGGGTACTCACGTGCCTAACGAAGCTCTCAGACCGCGACACACAAGCCGCTGGAGCCACCGAGCTCGAGTCCATCGCGCGTACCATAGACCCACACTCGGTTCCAGTGTTCCTCTCTTGCATCCACTCCACCGACTCCTCCGACAAAACCCCCGTCCGCAAGCAATGCGTGCACCTCGTCGCCACCCTCTCCCACGCGCACGGCGACGCGCTCTCGCCGTTTCTGTCCAAAATCATCGCCTGCCTCGTCCGCCGCCTCCGCGACCCGGACTCCTCGGTCCGGGCCGCGTGCGCCGACTCCGTCGGCGCACTCTCGGCGTGCGTCACGAGGCAGCCTTTCGCCGCCGCGTTCCTCAAGCCGCTCGCGGAGGCGCTTTTCACGGAGCAGGACCCGAGCTCGCAGGCTGGAGCCGCGCTATGTCTGGCCTCCGCGGTTGAAGCGGCTCCGGATCCGGACCCTGCCAGGCTTGCGAGGCTGCTTCCGAGGCTTGAGAGGCTGATCAAGAGCAAGGTGTTTAGGGCTAAGCCTGCACTGCTGGTGCTTGTTGGAAGCGTCGTCGAGGCGCGCGGCGCCTCTAGTGGCGTCGCGTTGAAGAATTTGGTTCCTTGCCTTGTGGAGGCTCTGGGGAGTGAGGACTGGGCCACCAGGAAGGGCGCGGCGGAGGCGTTGAAGAAGCTCGCGAGCGTGGAGAAGGACCTCTTGCCGGAGTTCAAGGGTGGATGCTTGAAGGTTTTCGAGAATCGGCGATTTGATAAG GTAAAGTTGGTTCGGGAGGTTATGAATGAGATGTTGGAGGCATGGAAGCAGATTCCTGATGTTTCGGATGAATTCTCTCCACCTCCTCAATCGCAGTTGTCTTCAAAGG AGAATGCAAGTGATGGGCGCTATCCTCCTGTCTCTCAAAATTCATGTAGTCCGGGTTCTGTAATGAGTAAATTGAGGAAGAAGTCGAGCCAAGTTAGCAAATCAACTCCACCAGATACATCTGCTGTTAGGAATGCTAAAAGGAGTGCATTAAGTGGCGATCGGATGAGTTCAGGTGTTCTGCAGAAACTGAACCATAACCATTGGGATGTTCGAATTGCTGTGTCAAATGTTTCTGATTGTGGTGAACGTCAGCAGAAGGATGAAGATGTtttggaaagaagaaaaaaggatagAAGCAGATTTTTTAAGCCGGAAACAAAACGGGCTCTATTCGATAAAAATTCTGATGACAAGATGCATAAATTTGGTGGGTCCAAAGCTGGATCTCGTGTGGTTCCTTGTTCTGAAGAGAGTCAAGACTCAGATCCTGTCTGTAATGTAACTAAGGATCTACATAGGAATGACAAAGAGAGTGAGGAATTATCTTTGATTCGTGCTCAATTAGTTCAAATTGAGAAGCAGCAGTCTAGTCTGCTTGATCTTGTACAG aaattcATGGGGAGCTCTGAAAATGGAATGCGTACTTTAGAGACTCGTGTGCATGGCCTTGAGTTGGCATTGGATGAGATCTCTTATGATTTGGCTGTATCAAGTGGAAGGATAACTAAGTTTGATGCTCCTAAGCATACTTGTTGCATGCTGCCTGGTGCTGAATTTTTAAGCTCCAAATTCTGGAAGAAAACACAGGGCCGATATTCATCGTACCGGTTCTCTAGAACTGGTAGCACTCCATTACTACCTTCCAGTCATTACAGAGCTAACAGGAATGCCGAATCTAATAGGTCGACAAGCCACAGACTTGGGGTCCACGGTGATGGAGGCTTCACCACTAATCCTCTGGcagagattaaaattaattcaagggAGATTTCAGGCTCTGCCAGATCAGAGCTAGCTTGA